From Nycticebus coucang isolate mNycCou1 chromosome 6, mNycCou1.pri, whole genome shotgun sequence, the proteins below share one genomic window:
- the LOC128588220 gene encoding calmodulin-alpha-like, giving the protein MADQLTEEQIAEFKEAFSLFDKDGDGTITTKKLETVMRSLGQNPTEAELQDMINEVDAGGNGTIDFPEFLTMMARKMKDRDSEEEIREAFRVFDKDGNGYISAAELRHVMTNLGEMLTDEEVDEMIREADIDGDGQVNYEEFVQMMIAK; this is encoded by the coding sequence ATGGCTGACCAATTGACTGAAGAGCAGATTGCAGAATTCAAAGAAGCTTTTTCACTATTTGACAAGGATGGTGATGGAACTATAACAACAAAGAAATTGGAAACTGTAATGAGGTCTCTTGGACAGAATCCCACAGAAGCAGAGTTACAGGACATGATTAATGAAGTAGATGCTGGTGGTAATGGCACAATTGACTTCCCTGAATTTCTGACAATGatggcaagaaaaatgaaagacagaGACAGTGAAGAAGAAATTAGGGAAGCATTCCGTGTGTTTGATAAGGATGGGAATGGCTATATCAGTGCAGCAGAGCTTCGCCATGTGATGACAAACCTTGGAGAGATGTTAACAGATGAAGAGGTTGACGAAATGATCAGGGAAGCAGATATTGATGGTGATGGTCAAGTAAACTATGAAGAGTTTGTACAAATGATGATAGCAAAGTGA